The genomic DNA TGAAAAAATTAAGACGTAATGCTAATCTGACTCAAGAACAGTTGGCCAGAGAGATCGGTATAGCAGTATCTACTGTCCGCCGTTGGGAAAAGGGGCTGGCCGAACCGACCATGACTTTAGACCAAACCAAAAAGTTTTGCCACGCTGTTAAACGCGATTTTGATGAGTTGCCTAATTCTCTGTTGCCAGAAATCTAGGTATGTTTTTGGTCAAAAACAGCTACATCCAACGTTAACGGTCAAAGTTTCTTTGCCGTAATAACTGATGGTTTTGTCCAGCCTACTCCAGATAACTTTGCCTCTCTAATTATTAAAAATGGTATTGATGTCAGTCTCAAAATCAAGCAATTAATTCAGACTACAAAATCTTGGCTCAAAACTGAAGACAACACTCAGCAAGTAGAAGTTTAACGATGACTAACCCTCGACTTAATCAACGGCAAAAAGCTACTGTAAATCTTTGGCAAGATCGACAGCCAAGCAAAATAGCTAAAATAATCGACCGCACCTGTGGCTATCGAGATGTGTATTTAGCTTGGGAATTTCGTCTCAATCAGCCAAATAATCAAATTGCGACCATTGATTATCAAACTCGCTTGGAACTTACGAAAATAGGCAAAATTCGTGTGGAAGAGACATTACAGATAGATGTCCGCTACAGCGCAGGTACTATTAAGGGCGAGACAGTTCCCTTATTGTTCTATTTACCTCCTGTCCCTCCCCTCAAAATCGATCGCTCTTGCTATCCACGATCGAGAAATAGTCTTCGCGCCCCTCAATTTCGCCCTAAAAATCGGCAGCTATCTCTACCTTTATCGGATACGGAACAAAAGTTGCTAAATATTTCCCTTCGTCATGGCGACCCTACCATCTA from Pleurocapsa minor HA4230-MV1 includes the following:
- a CDS encoding helix-turn-helix transcriptional regulator translates to KKLRRNANLTQEQLAREIGIAVSTVRRWEKGLAEPTMTLDQTKKFCHAVKRDFDELPNSLLPEI